A genomic segment from Fusarium fujikuroi IMI 58289 draft genome, chromosome FFUJ_chr04 encodes:
- a CDS encoding related to DNA damage response protein, whose amino-acid sequence MADESTLRQRKPQPENETESEVSRPSTPTKKSKKRSSAKVDEEDPWDGYSPYLDVVRVISFIIVASMGLSYVISGGESFWWGHKNKPNWMTQRFYKDLILGPPPPVYMTLEELSLHDGTDPDRPLLLAINGTIYDVSNGRRMYGPGGSYSYFAATDAARGFVTGCFAEDQTADLRGYEETFLPLDDPEVDSHWTPEALAELKIKEREEAKKRADAALQHWVDFFANSKKYTKVGYVYREPGWLEKEKPKKLCDQAQRSRKTRKIPKKD is encoded by the exons ATGGCCGATGAATCAACTCTGCGACAGCGAAAGCCTCAGCCCGAGAACGAGACCGAATCTGAAGTCTCTCGGCCTTCCACCCCGACAAaaaagagcaagaaaaggTCCTCGGCCAaggtcgatgaagaagacccATGGGATGGCTACTCCCCTTACCTCGATGTCGTTCGtgtcatcagcttcattaTCGTGGCCTCAATGGGTCTAAGCTATGTTATCAGCGGAGGAGAGAGTTTCTGGTGGGGACACAAGAACAAGCCTAACTGGATGACCCAGAGATTCTACAAAGACTTGATTCTTGGACCT CCACCACCTGTATATATGACTTTGGAGGAACTCTCCCTCCACGACGGTACCGACCCCGATagacctcttcttcttgccatcAATGGTACGATTTATGATGTCTCCAACGGCCGCCGCATGTACGGCCCAGGGGGCTCCTACAGCTACTTCGCTGCCACCGATGCTGCTCGCGGCTTCGTGACCGGCTGCTTTGCTGAGGACCAGACCGCCGACCTCCGTGGTTATGAGGAGACTTTCCTGCCGCTCGACGATCCTGAAGTTGACTCTCACTGGACACCCGAGGCTCTTGCTGAGCTTAAGatcaaagagagagaagaggctAAAAAGAGGGCCGACGCCGCGCTCCAGCATTGGGTCGACTTCTTTGCCAACAGCAAGAAGTACACCAAGGTGGGATATGTGTATCGGGAACCCGGCTGGctggagaaagagaagcccaagaagctctGTGACCAGGCTCAGAGAAGCAGGAAGACCAGAAAGATTCCCAAGAAGGATTGA